In Coregonus clupeaformis isolate EN_2021a chromosome 7, ASM2061545v1, whole genome shotgun sequence, one genomic interval encodes:
- the c7h11orf65 gene encoding protein MFI, translated as MEKKIDNYAIESAPSSPLVENMVELDGRQQRVYHRAARMIQRTWRRHVDTRVFQYFKNLVRFRNQGDPRLLLKYVNPREADILDAAAGVHIRFRLGGTTFPPSIYYKIYTHRPIVDMCANSPKDYTHPRQKRPVPRQIHNGKPQVQDDHAGWYRRVENNGWRLLSGKAALLGDIITLETNGRKVEFHHSKLQRRQDVDRRKKRRKMEWLKQMYDLGCLHARTEYSETAMLVERSAQGMMDAMEQLGPNHIVEWEVDELLEWTNALNFDEYINDWRDVGTSNSSESCKDKRLVPSKLEPCVEFTVLGQEDSQVDTYSSILHPLVSSLIKSEHSKANFSD; from the exons ATGGAGAAGAAAATTGACAATTACGCAATAGAAAG TGCCCCTTCATCCCCCCTAGTGGAGAATATGGTGGAGCTGGACGGCCGGCAGCAGAGAGTCTACCACAGGGCTGCCAGGATGATACagaggacatggaggagacatGTG GATACACGCGTGTTCCAGTACTTCAAGAACCTTGTGAGGTTCCGTAACCAGGGAGACCCTCGACTCCTGCTCAAATACGTCAACCCCAGAGAG GCAGATATTCTGGATGCTGCGGCAGGAGTCCACATCAGATTCAGACTGGGAGGG ACCACCTTTCCACCGAGCATCTACTATAAGATCTACACCCACCGACCCATCGTGGACATGTGTGCCAACAGCCCCAAGGACTACACCCACCCCAGGCAGAAGAGGCCCGTCCCCAGGCAGATACACAATGGGAAGCCCCAGGTGCAGGACGACCATGCTGGCTGGTACCGCCGCGTGGAGAACAACGGCTGGAGACTGCTGTCTGGGAAG GCTGCTCTGTTAGGTGACATCATCACGTTGGAGACCAATGGCAGGAAGGTGGAGTTTCACCATTCCAAACTGCAGCGTCGTCAGGACGTGgacaggaggaagaagaggaggaagatggaatGGCTGAAGCAGAT GTATGACCTTGGCTGTCTGCATGCGCGTACAGAGTATAGTGAGACAGCCATGCTGGTGGAGCGGTCAGCCCAGGGCATGATGGACGCCATGGAGCAGCTGGGACCCAACCACATCGTAGAGTGGGAGGTGGACGAACTACTGGAGTGGACCAACGCTCTCAACTTTGACGA GTATATTAATGACTGGAGGGATGTGGGCACCAGTAATTCCTCTGAGTCTTGTAAAG ATAAGAGGCTGGTACCGTCCAAGCTGGAGCCTTGTGTTGAGTTCACTGTGCTGGGGCAGGAGGACAGCCAGGTGGACACTTACAGCAGTATCCTCCACCCTTTGGTCTCCAGCCTCATCAAGTCAGAACACTCCAAGGCCAAtttctctgactga